The following coding sequences are from one Prochlorococcus sp. MIT 0604 window:
- a CDS encoding phosphoadenylyl-sulfate reductase: protein MIEKIDKDIQTNLRKYNQELVDMNPQEMLTWGYEKFDNQFGITTSFGIQSSVLLNMVSKLCLQKKIKIFWIDTGYLPPETYHYAEKLIDNLSLEVEVLQSELSPARMEAKYGKLWETNKESDLDKYHELRKIKPLENGLEKYDIFCWASGVRSSQTENRNKMKFLDVIRQRLSLRPLLNWTNKDIFYYMEENNLPAHPLFFKGYSSVGDWHSSSPDGIQTKGRNTRFGGIKQECGIHTNN from the coding sequence ATGATTGAAAAAATTGACAAAGATATTCAAACTAACCTGAGAAAATATAATCAAGAGTTAGTAGATATGAATCCTCAAGAAATGCTTACATGGGGTTATGAAAAGTTTGATAATCAATTTGGTATTACAACAAGTTTTGGTATACAGTCATCAGTACTTTTAAATATGGTCAGTAAATTATGTCTACAAAAAAAAATCAAAATATTTTGGATAGATACAGGTTACCTTCCTCCAGAAACATACCATTATGCTGAAAAGCTTATTGATAATTTGTCCTTAGAAGTTGAAGTTCTGCAAAGTGAATTATCTCCAGCAAGAATGGAGGCCAAATACGGAAAACTTTGGGAAACAAATAAAGAGAGTGATTTAGATAAGTATCATGAATTGAGAAAGATAAAACCTTTAGAAAATGGTTTAGAAAAATATGATATTTTCTGCTGGGCAAGCGGTGTTAGATCAAGTCAAACAGAAAATAGAAACAAAATGAAATTCCTAGACGTAATTCGTCAAAGACTCTCTTTAAGACCTTTATTAAATTGGACAAATAAAGATATTTTTTATTATATGGAAGAGAATAATTTACCTGCCCATCCACTTTTTTTCAAAGGTTATTCTTCTGTAGGAGATTGGCATTCAAGCAGTCCAGATGGTATTCAAACAAAAGGCAGAAATACAAGATTTGGGGGGATTAAACAAGAATGTGGAATACATACTAATAATTAA
- a CDS encoding NAD(P)/FAD-dependent oxidoreductase, translating to MESIQKPIVIVGAGFAGMTFALNLKNLNPSLPIIVVDSETNFIFKPLMYEVLSKEIRSWEANPKFANIFSDAGITFLRNCLTRISFKENILEFSDDLKLSYQYLVICTGSIPNSFFIKGVDENCYFFNDVQDLNKLNSFLKKSQDTALHKKLFIVGGGPSGIELACKIKDIFTDQFEINVIEKSNEILNKNKIFNREQAEKALEKRKINVLLNSTVKEVLETKISISSEVGITSLDKDIVIWTAGVKPNLSFLETDQITKRFGRILVNNHLQIEKYKNCFAIGDVSVIEGMEDLPVTAQVAMQEGNHLANNLELLIQGKDLLSFEFKDNGEMISLGIGDASLSGLGVTLSGKLAFEARRLIYASKLPDITESLKSASSWIFQKKSIFKKFLKKDNFN from the coding sequence ATGGAATCGATACAAAAACCAATAGTAATAGTTGGAGCAGGTTTTGCAGGTATGACATTTGCTTTGAATTTAAAGAATCTTAATCCTTCTTTACCGATTATTGTTGTTGATTCTGAAACTAATTTTATATTTAAGCCTTTAATGTACGAAGTTTTAAGTAAAGAAATTAGAAGTTGGGAAGCCAATCCAAAATTTGCAAATATTTTTTCTGATGCGGGTATAACTTTTTTAAGAAATTGTTTAACCAGGATTTCCTTCAAAGAAAATATTCTTGAATTTAGTGACGATTTAAAATTAAGTTATCAGTATCTGGTTATATGTACAGGATCTATTCCAAATAGTTTTTTTATAAAAGGTGTAGATGAAAATTGTTATTTTTTTAATGATGTTCAGGATTTAAACAAATTAAATTCTTTTTTAAAAAAATCACAAGATACTGCTTTGCATAAAAAGTTATTCATAGTTGGAGGTGGTCCCTCTGGCATCGAGTTGGCATGCAAAATTAAAGATATATTTACAGATCAATTTGAAATTAATGTTATTGAAAAATCAAACGAAATCCTCAATAAAAACAAAATTTTTAATAGAGAACAAGCAGAGAAGGCATTAGAAAAAAGAAAAATCAACGTTCTTTTGAATTCTACCGTTAAAGAAGTCTTAGAAACTAAGATTAGTATTTCTAGTGAGGTTGGGATAACTTCATTGGATAAAGATATTGTTATTTGGACTGCAGGTGTTAAACCTAATTTGTCTTTCTTAGAAACTGATCAAATAACAAAAAGATTTGGACGAATTTTAGTTAATAATCATTTGCAAATAGAAAAATATAAAAACTGTTTTGCTATTGGTGATGTCTCAGTTATTGAAGGAATGGAGGATTTACCTGTAACTGCTCAGGTAGCTATGCAGGAAGGAAATCATCTGGCTAATAATTTAGAACTTTTAATTCAAGGAAAGGATCTTTTATCCTTTGAATTTAAAGACAATGGTGAAATGATTAGCTTAGGAATAGGAGACGCTTCACTTTCTGGGCTTGGGGTTACTTTATCTGGTAAATTGGCATTTGAGGCAAGAAGACTTATATATGCTTCCAAGTTGCCTGATATTACTGAAAGCTTAAAATCTGCATCTTCATGGATATTCCAAAAAAAATCTATTTTTAAAAAGTTTCTTAAAAAAGATAATTTCAATTAA
- a CDS encoding SLC13 family permease, whose protein sequence is MNLIAVVSNNFDAFITVVVLIMSIILFIKNTIAPELTGLLCVGIFIATGVLSPEKALAGFGSPSLITLMGLFAVSSALFKSGALDRVRELISSESIRTPRKLISLIAFLIAPISGIVPNTPVVASLLPLIEGWCERRNISPSKVLLPLSFATLLGGTLTLLGSSVNLLVSDISQQLGYGALELFSLTSIGIPVWLIGTTYMIVVSDVLLPDRGRDKEFIKNGDMNIYFTEVTIPSTSELVGQSVRNSRLQRRFDVDVLELQRNGKVILPPLADRKIEPDDRLIIRVTRADLFRLQQEHTILLGENKTSFDGANVFSDDEGTKTFEALLPAGSTLAGASLRELRFRQRHNATVLALRRGQQTVQERLGQAVLRAGDVLLLQAPLDSIRGLQASNDLLILDQFEDDLPFLIKKPISIGIAIGMVVLPSVSNIPLVGSVLLAVIAMVACGCLRPAEIQKSIRLDVVLLLGSLSCFSVAMQVTGLADLIAVNLNFAINGMPLYFSLVVIFVSTIILTQFISNAASVALILPVAIEFSNVLEISPSALIMLVLFGASQSFLTPMGYQTNLMVYGPGRYRFFDIAKYGAGLTLIMSFTVPALIILNYG, encoded by the coding sequence ATGAATTTAATTGCAGTAGTTAGTAATAATTTTGATGCGTTTATAACGGTAGTTGTTTTAATAATGTCAATAATTTTGTTTATTAAAAATACTATTGCGCCAGAATTGACTGGTTTGTTATGTGTTGGAATATTTATAGCTACAGGGGTTCTTTCTCCTGAAAAAGCTTTAGCTGGATTTGGTAGCCCATCCTTAATTACTCTTATGGGTTTGTTTGCAGTTTCTTCTGCATTATTTAAAAGTGGTGCTTTAGACAGAGTAAGAGAATTGATTTCCTCTGAAAGTATTAGAACGCCTAGGAAATTAATTTCTTTAATAGCTTTTTTGATTGCCCCAATATCTGGAATTGTACCTAATACGCCAGTAGTAGCATCTTTGTTACCCTTAATTGAAGGTTGGTGCGAGCGGAGAAATATATCACCATCAAAAGTTTTATTACCTCTTTCTTTTGCTACTTTGTTAGGTGGAACCCTGACATTATTGGGCAGCTCAGTAAATCTTCTTGTAAGTGATATTAGTCAACAATTAGGTTATGGAGCTTTGGAATTATTTAGTTTGACGTCAATCGGAATTCCTGTATGGCTTATAGGTACAACCTATATGATTGTAGTTTCTGATGTGCTTTTACCAGATAGAGGAAGAGATAAAGAATTTATTAAAAATGGTGATATGAATATATACTTTACTGAAGTTACTATTCCTTCTACTTCAGAATTAGTTGGACAATCTGTCAGAAATAGTAGATTGCAAAGACGATTTGACGTTGATGTTCTGGAATTGCAAAGAAATGGAAAAGTTATTCTTCCTCCTTTGGCGGATAGAAAGATTGAACCGGATGATAGATTAATAATCCGCGTTACGAGGGCAGACTTATTTAGGCTACAACAGGAACATACCATTTTGTTAGGCGAAAATAAAACTTCGTTCGATGGAGCTAATGTTTTCTCAGATGATGAAGGTACTAAGACCTTTGAAGCCTTGTTACCAGCTGGCTCAACTCTAGCTGGTGCAAGTTTGAGAGAATTAAGATTTAGGCAGCGTCATAATGCAACAGTTTTGGCACTACGAAGAGGTCAACAAACTGTTCAGGAGAGATTAGGGCAAGCTGTTTTAAGGGCTGGAGATGTTTTATTATTGCAAGCACCGTTAGATTCAATAAGAGGTTTGCAAGCTAGTAATGATTTGCTCATTTTAGATCAATTCGAAGATGATTTACCTTTCTTGATAAAAAAACCGATATCAATTGGAATTGCAATAGGAATGGTGGTTTTGCCTTCGGTTTCCAATATTCCATTAGTAGGTTCGGTTCTTTTAGCAGTCATTGCCATGGTTGCTTGTGGATGTTTAAGACCTGCAGAGATACAAAAATCAATCAGGTTAGATGTCGTTTTATTGTTGGGATCTTTATCATGCTTTAGTGTAGCTATGCAGGTAACAGGATTAGCAGATTTAATTGCAGTCAATCTAAATTTTGCCATTAATGGAATGCCTCTTTATTTTTCACTAGTTGTAATTTTTGTATCTACAATTATTCTCACACAATTTATAAGTAATGCTGCTTCGGTTGCTTTAATTTTGCCTGTAGCTATTGAATTCTCAAATGTTTTAGAAATTTCACCAAGCGCTTTAATAATGCTTGTTTTATTCGGTGCAAGTCAATCTTTCTTGACGCCAATGGGTTATCAAACAAACTTAATGGTTTATGGTCCTGGAAGATATAGATTTTTTGATATCGCAAAATATGGAGCTGGATTAACACTTATAATGTCATTTACAGTGCCAGCATTAATAATTTTAAATTACGGTTAA
- a CDS encoding TrkH family potassium uptake protein, with protein sequence MKFKSKVYKLKDAYKKLSVPQFTIVTGFFIICLGTLILSSPLCSSSKVGLWEAFFTSTSAITVTGLTIIDIGVDLNFFGQVFLAFMLLSGGLGLMAITTFLQGFVVKGTKLRTRLDKGKTLDEFGVGGIGRTFQSIAITAISIISLGAIVLYSFGFVDIQNNWERLWSSIFHSISAYNNAGFSLMSNSIQDYRTNYLVNIVFVFLIVMGGLGWRVIDDIWSNKTNLSYKKLSLHSRLVIRTSLSLILFGSLGFFITESLLNSQFFNDLNLFERLLSSIFETVSARTAGFTNYPISLNSISDTGLLLLMTLMFIGASTGGTGGGIKTTTFIALMAATRSTLRGQKDVIISNRLISDKVILKAVGITVGSLLFVLLMAMLLSTTNTFVKKESFTFLEILFTCISAFATVGFDIGLTAKLNHFGQFILIVGMFVGRLGILLLLSALWQALYKSRIDRQKRIGYPRADLYV encoded by the coding sequence GTGAAATTCAAAAGTAAGGTTTATAAGTTAAAAGATGCTTACAAAAAGCTATCTGTACCTCAATTTACAATTGTTACAGGCTTTTTTATTATTTGCCTTGGAACTTTAATTTTGAGTTCTCCATTATGTTCGTCTTCAAAGGTTGGTTTGTGGGAAGCATTTTTTACATCAACTTCTGCTATAACTGTAACTGGCTTAACCATAATAGATATTGGTGTTGATTTAAATTTCTTTGGCCAAGTTTTCTTGGCTTTTATGCTTTTATCAGGAGGTCTAGGATTAATGGCCATAACAACATTTTTACAAGGATTTGTTGTGAAGGGGACAAAGCTCAGAACTAGATTAGATAAAGGAAAGACTCTTGATGAATTTGGAGTTGGCGGAATTGGTCGAACTTTTCAAAGCATTGCTATTACAGCGATTAGTATCATATCTTTGGGCGCAATTGTTTTATATTCTTTTGGATTTGTAGACATTCAAAATAATTGGGAAAGACTATGGTCTTCGATTTTTCACAGTATATCTGCATATAACAATGCAGGATTTTCTTTAATGTCAAATAGCATTCAAGACTATAGAACAAATTATTTGGTGAATATTGTTTTTGTTTTTCTCATTGTTATGGGTGGATTGGGTTGGCGGGTTATTGATGACATTTGGAGTAACAAAACAAATCTTTCTTATAAAAAATTAAGCCTTCATTCCAGACTAGTTATTAGGACAAGTTTGTCTCTAATATTGTTCGGATCGTTAGGATTTTTTATCACTGAATCATTGCTTAATAGTCAATTTTTTAATGATTTGAATTTGTTTGAACGGTTATTGTCATCAATTTTTGAAACAGTAAGTGCAAGAACTGCAGGCTTTACAAATTATCCAATCTCCTTGAACTCCATATCAGATACTGGCCTCTTGTTATTAATGACTTTGATGTTTATTGGAGCAAGTACCGGAGGTACTGGTGGAGGCATAAAAACAACTACATTTATTGCTTTAATGGCTGCAACGAGATCAACTTTAAGAGGTCAAAAAGATGTAATTATTAGCAATAGACTAATTTCAGATAAAGTTATTCTAAAGGCAGTTGGAATTACAGTTGGATCTTTACTTTTTGTTCTTTTAATGGCAATGTTGCTAAGTACGACAAATACTTTTGTTAAGAAAGAATCTTTCACATTCCTAGAAATTCTGTTCACCTGCATATCTGCATTTGCAACTGTTGGTTTTGATATTGGCTTAACTGCAAAATTAAATCATTTCGGCCAATTTATTCTAATTGTCGGAATGTTTGTGGGCAGACTTGGTATCCTTTTGCTTTTAAGTGCACTTTGGCAGGCTCTTTATAAGAGTAGAATAGATAGACAAAAGAGAATTGGCTATCCTAGGGCTGATCTTTATGTTTAG
- a CDS encoding TrkA family potassium uptake protein: MADWWQWSQKREKEALTFAVVGVGRFGTAVCRELICNGADVLAADYSEKAIDDLRQLEPSIEARVVDCTDEESMKESGILEMNTVVVGISEPIEASITTTLIAKDSEGSKVKRVIARATSDLHEKMLKRVGADKVVFPSRMQGERLGLELVRPNLIERLELDNQTGIDEITVPEEFIGRSLRDLNLRKNYLVNVLAAGPAEELTVNPPAKYILERGNILVVMGKTVDLQKLPQN; encoded by the coding sequence ATGGCTGATTGGTGGCAGTGGTCTCAAAAGAGAGAAAAAGAAGCACTCACATTTGCAGTTGTTGGCGTTGGAAGATTTGGAACCGCTGTTTGTAGAGAACTTATTTGTAATGGTGCAGATGTTCTGGCCGCAGATTATTCGGAAAAAGCTATTGATGATTTGAGACAATTGGAACCTTCCATAGAGGCTAGAGTTGTAGATTGTACTGATGAAGAGTCTATGAAGGAATCTGGAATACTTGAAATGAATACTGTTGTAGTGGGTATTAGTGAACCTATTGAAGCAAGTATAACTACTACACTTATCGCTAAAGATAGTGAAGGTAGCAAAGTAAAAAGAGTAATAGCAAGAGCTACGAGTGACTTGCATGAAAAAATGTTAAAAAGAGTAGGTGCAGACAAAGTTGTCTTCCCTTCAAGAATGCAAGGAGAGAGATTAGGTTTAGAACTAGTGAGACCAAATCTAATTGAAAGATTGGAACTCGATAATCAAACTGGTATAGATGAAATAACTGTTCCAGAGGAATTTATTGGAAGATCTTTGAGAGATTTGAATTTGAGGAAGAATTATTTAGTTAATGTTCTTGCCGCAGGACCTGCTGAAGAGTTAACAGTTAATCCTCCCGCAAAATATATCTTAGAAAGAGGAAATATTTTGGTAGTAATGGGAAAAACTGTAGATTTACAGAAATTGCCTCAGAATTAA
- a CDS encoding ABC-F family ATP-binding cassette domain-containing protein, translating to MIRFEGISKIYSTDVVLKNINWEIKKGEKVGLVGSNGAGKSTQFKILIGEEEQTSGTIIKEGNPKIAHLKQEFDCNLNFSVRQELESSFKEIQIVAIKLLEIENKMKSLDIKKHSGELEIFVNQLAKYQAKFEALGGYKMQSDVEKILPKLGFSMEDADKLVGNFSGGWQMKVALGKIILQKPDLLLLDEPTNHLDLDTIFWLEEYLSSLKIAVVIISHDRYFLDKLCKKIIFVDRGTSEIYNGNYSFFIEQKSLNEESQNKAYQLQQKEIEIQKRYIDRFRASATRSSQAKSREKQLTKISKIEAPRANSKSPVFNFPECPRSGRLVLNIKNLCHSFEDKILFLDVNLKISSGEKIAILGPNGCGKSTLLKIIMKKISPEVGEINLGKHNIIPSYYEQNQAEALSLEERVIDLIFAKSPEWSQKKVRTFLGGFGFQNETVFKYIKQLSGGEKARLALALMIINPSNFLLLDEPTNHLDLQSKENLELAIKNYKGSSLIISHDRYFISKVANRIVEIKDSNLFSYDGNYEYFLEKTQSHKKV from the coding sequence GTGATTAGATTTGAAGGTATAAGCAAAATTTATTCTACAGATGTTGTTTTAAAAAATATTAATTGGGAAATTAAGAAAGGGGAAAAAGTTGGCCTAGTAGGTTCTAATGGTGCAGGTAAGTCAACACAATTTAAGATTTTAATTGGAGAGGAAGAGCAAACAAGTGGAACGATTATTAAAGAGGGAAATCCTAAAATTGCTCATTTAAAGCAAGAGTTTGATTGTAATTTGAATTTTTCAGTGCGACAAGAATTAGAAAGTTCTTTTAAAGAAATACAAATTGTTGCCATTAAACTTTTAGAAATTGAGAATAAAATGAAATCATTGGATATAAAAAAACATTCTGGTGAACTTGAGATATTTGTAAATCAACTCGCAAAGTATCAGGCAAAATTTGAAGCTTTAGGTGGTTATAAAATGCAATCTGATGTAGAAAAAATATTGCCAAAATTAGGTTTTTCAATGGAAGATGCTGATAAATTAGTTGGTAATTTTTCAGGAGGTTGGCAGATGAAAGTTGCACTTGGAAAAATAATCTTACAAAAACCTGATTTACTTTTACTGGATGAACCAACCAATCATTTAGATTTAGATACTATTTTCTGGTTGGAAGAATATCTATCTTCGCTTAAGATTGCTGTTGTTATAATCAGCCATGATAGATATTTTTTAGACAAATTATGTAAAAAAATAATTTTTGTGGATAGAGGAACATCTGAAATATATAATGGAAACTATTCTTTTTTTATCGAGCAGAAATCTTTAAATGAAGAATCACAAAATAAGGCATATCAATTACAACAAAAAGAAATTGAGATACAGAAGAGGTATATAGATAGATTTAGAGCTAGTGCAACTAGAAGTTCTCAAGCAAAGAGTAGAGAAAAACAATTAACAAAGATTTCTAAAATTGAGGCTCCAAGAGCTAACTCAAAAAGTCCTGTTTTTAATTTTCCAGAGTGCCCTCGCTCAGGAAGATTAGTTCTAAATATCAAAAATTTGTGTCATAGTTTTGAGGATAAAATTCTTTTTTTAGATGTTAATTTAAAGATTTCTTCTGGAGAAAAAATAGCAATATTAGGACCTAATGGTTGCGGTAAATCTACATTGCTTAAAATTATTATGAAAAAAATATCTCCTGAAGTTGGAGAAATTAATCTTGGCAAACATAATATAATTCCTAGCTATTATGAGCAGAATCAGGCTGAAGCACTTTCATTAGAAGAAAGGGTTATTGACTTAATATTTGCAAAGTCTCCAGAATGGTCCCAAAAAAAAGTAAGAACATTCTTAGGAGGTTTTGGTTTTCAAAATGAAACTGTTTTTAAGTATATTAAACAACTCAGTGGAGGAGAAAAGGCAAGATTAGCATTGGCGCTCATGATTATTAATCCTAGTAATTTTCTTCTTTTGGACGAACCTACTAATCATTTGGATCTGCAATCTAAGGAAAACTTAGAATTAGCAATAAAAAATTATAAAGGTTCGTCATTAATTATTTCGCATGATCGGTATTTTATTTCAAAGGTTGCAAATAGAATTGTTGAAATTAAAGATTCCAATTTATTTTCATATGATGGTAATTACGAATATTTTTTAGAAAAAACTCAAAGCCATAAAAAAGTTTGA
- a CDS encoding trypsin-like peptidase domain-containing protein has product MYPTKIKKLKWKIYSQKQILFYSFFAIGILCPSNLISQPFTNKPSFSEVNLYSNKSFITKAVERTGAAVVTIDTQRYVKKRKLPRNSQLFLDPYFERFFGLDLPNDNRPRIEQNQGSGFIFADGLVMTNAHVVNGSDKVTVGLTNGKKLNAKLIGQDFFTDLAVLKIEGEGPWPKAKLGDSAKIKVGDWAIAVGNPFGLENTVTLGIISNLNRNVTQLGIYDKKLELIQTDAAINPGNSGGPLLNRDGEVIGINTLIRSGPGAGLSFAIPINKAKGIAYQLIKNGKVIHPMIGISLIEESNSDRKNNVVKVGYVVPNSPAEKSGIKVDDILIKVGNKDIESASDVIDQISKNGIYKQVNIFLKRRNKLIKLKVIPTDITNLQNK; this is encoded by the coding sequence ATGTATCCGACGAAAATAAAAAAATTAAAATGGAAAATTTATAGCCAAAAGCAAATTCTTTTCTACTCATTTTTTGCTATTGGTATACTATGTCCCTCAAATTTGATATCCCAACCATTCACTAATAAACCAAGTTTTAGTGAAGTTAATTTATATTCAAACAAATCTTTCATAACAAAAGCTGTAGAGAGAACCGGTGCAGCTGTGGTGACAATTGATACTCAAAGGTATGTTAAAAAAAGAAAATTACCAAGAAATTCTCAACTATTTCTTGACCCATATTTTGAAAGATTTTTTGGATTAGATTTACCTAATGACAATCGACCAAGGATAGAGCAAAACCAAGGAAGTGGATTTATATTTGCAGATGGACTTGTAATGACCAATGCACATGTGGTAAATGGATCAGATAAGGTAACTGTTGGTTTAACCAATGGAAAAAAATTAAATGCAAAACTTATAGGGCAAGACTTCTTTACTGATTTAGCTGTGCTAAAGATTGAAGGGGAAGGACCTTGGCCAAAAGCAAAATTGGGCGATTCGGCAAAGATTAAAGTCGGTGATTGGGCTATAGCAGTTGGAAATCCGTTCGGACTGGAAAACACAGTCACCCTCGGAATTATTAGTAATTTAAATAGAAACGTCACTCAATTAGGAATATACGATAAAAAACTTGAACTGATTCAAACAGACGCTGCTATTAATCCTGGTAATTCTGGAGGTCCACTATTGAATAGAGATGGAGAAGTAATTGGTATTAATACCTTGATAAGATCAGGTCCTGGGGCGGGTTTGAGTTTCGCAATCCCAATTAATAAAGCCAAGGGAATTGCCTATCAACTTATAAAAAATGGAAAAGTAATACATCCTATGATTGGGATTAGCCTAATAGAAGAAAGTAATTCTGATAGAAAAAATAATGTCGTAAAAGTGGGATATGTAGTACCGAACAGTCCAGCTGAAAAAAGTGGAATCAAGGTAGATGATATTTTAATTAAAGTAGGTAATAAAGATATTGAATCCGCATCAGATGTTATAGATCAAATAAGTAAAAATGGTATCTATAAACAAGTCAATATATTTTTGAAGCGCAGAAATAAACTTATTAAATTAAAAGTAATACCAACTGATATAACTAATCTACAAAATAAATAA
- a CDS encoding DUF2973 domain-containing protein, with translation MTILFPIIYSAALTYLVWKAFKVMSNGWGISDNQKKSFGTSSFKQKKYTIHPELLDKSGNITEEELLTVRFSNDNDSTLEEKGSTTD, from the coding sequence ATGACCATTCTATTTCCGATCATATATTCCGCGGCCTTAACTTATTTAGTCTGGAAAGCATTTAAAGTTATGTCTAATGGTTGGGGTATTTCCGATAATCAAAAAAAAAGTTTCGGTACTTCCAGTTTTAAACAAAAAAAGTACACAATACATCCAGAACTTTTAGATAAATCAGGAAACATAACAGAAGAGGAGCTATTAACAGTAAGATTTTCGAATGATAATGACTCTACATTAGAAGAAAAAGGTTCAACAACTGATTAA
- a CDS encoding high light inducible protein, with translation MNNDNQPRFGFVNFAETWNGRMAMMGILIGLGTELITGQSILRQIGIG, from the coding sequence ATGAATAATGACAATCAACCAAGATTTGGCTTTGTAAATTTTGCAGAGACTTGGAATGGTCGTATGGCAATGATGGGTATTTTGATTGGTCTTGGTACTGAATTAATTACAGGACAAAGTATTCTTCGACAAATTGGAATCGGTTAA
- a CDS encoding YihY/virulence factor BrkB family protein — protein MQRSSKWILKSLWGACERWSKSDCVDLSAAFAYYTLQSFFPILLISLSIASWFLGKQEGLDQQIIAIAAQLLPPSVVELVETTLFNLIDQGFGAGILGAMFLLFTAGNAYLSLQRGSDRLWEDEIPSKKVNAAWRVQASKFLRNRVEAFLIVFFIGFLMVLDQISANLRMIPSNVLENLSQSNNLISDLLLKLPLLQVGQFAIPLIGFSLMALLLQALLPSRKVPLKPLLPGSFLIGIGLTTLNLAVSKSILSLGVRFQAYGFIGGFLVLTLWVWLLGVILYFGQCWSVVIASMTLVNKKRKYK, from the coding sequence ATGCAGAGAAGTTCAAAATGGATACTAAAAAGTTTATGGGGAGCTTGTGAGCGATGGAGCAAATCTGATTGTGTTGATTTAAGCGCTGCATTTGCATATTACACACTTCAATCATTTTTTCCTATCCTTCTAATTTCTCTTTCAATAGCTTCATGGTTTCTAGGAAAACAAGAAGGATTAGACCAACAAATAATTGCTATTGCTGCTCAGCTTTTACCTCCTTCAGTAGTTGAGTTAGTAGAAACAACATTATTTAATCTGATAGATCAAGGTTTTGGGGCAGGTATTTTAGGAGCTATGTTTTTGCTTTTCACAGCAGGAAATGCATATCTATCTCTTCAAAGAGGTTCGGATAGGCTTTGGGAAGACGAAATTCCTTCTAAAAAGGTAAATGCTGCATGGAGAGTACAAGCTTCGAAGTTTCTCCGAAATAGAGTTGAAGCCTTCTTAATAGTATTCTTTATTGGTTTCTTAATGGTACTAGATCAAATTAGTGCAAATCTTAGAATGATCCCAAGTAACGTTTTAGAAAATCTTTCACAATCTAATAATCTTATTTCTGATTTATTATTAAAGCTGCCGCTATTACAAGTTGGTCAATTTGCAATACCACTAATTGGCTTTTCTTTAATGGCTCTATTATTGCAAGCACTTTTACCGAGTAGAAAAGTTCCATTGAAACCACTTTTACCAGGATCTTTTCTTATTGGGATTGGCCTAACCACTTTGAACCTAGCAGTGAGTAAAAGTATTCTCTCACTTGGAGTAAGATTTCAAGCATATGGTTTTATTGGAGGTTTCCTTGTACTTACTTTGTGGGTATGGCTATTGGGAGTTATTTTATATTTTGGACAGTGTTGGAGCGTCGTTATTGCTAGTATGACCTTAGTAAACAAAAAAAGAAAATATAAATAA